From a single Cyclobacterium marinum DSM 745 genomic region:
- a CDS encoding SHOCT domain-containing protein produces MKNLIVVLLMLASFQVMGQRMNEYTASNGITYKPGDTIELNQGSGANGDFVYLTIGGWAAGSSNQMLGANFAGLAVDLKKIRTVKFKGAEKILFTVGGGNITNYHLYIEQAIESCEVKPCKEPEAAATGESKLDKLKKLKDLLDMEAITQAEYDQMKKEILE; encoded by the coding sequence ATGAAAAACTTAATCGTAGTACTTTTAATGCTGGCATCCTTCCAGGTCATGGGCCAAAGGATGAATGAATACACGGCATCAAATGGCATCACCTACAAACCAGGTGATACCATAGAACTAAACCAGGGGAGCGGGGCCAATGGTGACTTTGTATATCTTACCATAGGCGGTTGGGCCGCCGGTAGCTCAAACCAAATGCTAGGGGCCAACTTTGCCGGGCTGGCTGTAGACCTGAAGAAAATACGTACAGTAAAATTCAAAGGTGCTGAAAAGATCCTCTTTACAGTAGGGGGCGGTAATATCACTAATTATCATTTGTATATAGAACAGGCCATTGAATCATGCGAGGTGAAGCCCTGCAAGGAGCCTGAAGCAGCTGCCACAGGTGAAAGCAAGTTAGACAAGCTAAAGAAGCTGAAAGACCTGCTAGACATGGAAGCCATTACACAGGCTGAATATGATCAGATGAAAAAGGAGATTTTGGAATAA
- a CDS encoding phage head morphogenesis protein, with translation MMSEYWGELPAPKQAVTLSYEDDIRAEVERIIVAIHAGRMSKNQVPEKLVDLVYSELDKAVLSGYGSLKRSSDKQMITALKDNVFSFSTAKEFQFIQEAFANLTLPDGTVKPFAQFREDVLKVHTNYNVNWLQSEHQAATSNAQIASRWQDIQANKSASPLLKFRAVMDARSRHKKYNGIVRPVDDPIWNWLIPILDWGCRCTVNSTSVGELTPVDKLPNDKDIRPAFRFNPGKEKMVFSESHPYFRVEGNAVQDMRKNWGLKRPE, from the coding sequence ATGATGTCTGAATACTGGGGAGAATTGCCAGCACCAAAGCAGGCGGTTACCCTTAGCTATGAAGATGACATTAGGGCCGAAGTAGAAAGAATAATAGTGGCCATACATGCAGGCAGGATGTCAAAGAACCAAGTCCCTGAAAAGCTGGTAGACCTTGTGTATAGTGAATTGGATAAGGCGGTACTTTCTGGCTATGGTAGCCTGAAGAGAAGTTCAGACAAACAAATGATCACAGCACTAAAGGACAATGTGTTTTCATTCAGTACGGCCAAAGAATTTCAATTCATACAGGAAGCCTTTGCAAACCTTACTTTGCCGGATGGTACGGTTAAGCCCTTTGCCCAATTCCGTGAAGATGTACTAAAAGTACATACTAACTATAATGTCAACTGGCTACAATCAGAGCATCAAGCCGCTACTTCAAACGCCCAAATTGCCAGCCGTTGGCAGGATATACAGGCCAATAAGTCTGCAAGTCCATTGCTAAAGTTTCGGGCTGTGATGGATGCCAGGTCAAGGCACAAGAAGTATAACGGTATTGTCAGGCCTGTAGATGATCCAATTTGGAATTGGTTGATACCTATTCTTGATTGGGGTTGCAGGTGTACGGTAAATAGTACTTCAGTGGGTGAACTTACACCTGTGGATAAGCTACCAAACGATAAGGACATACGCCCCGCCTTTAGGTTTAATCCTGGCAAAGAAAAAATGGTGTTTAGTGAAAGCCACCCATATTTCAGGGTAGAAGGAAACGCCGTACAGGACATGCGTAAAAATTGGGGACTAAAACGGCCTGAATAA
- a CDS encoding phage portal protein family protein, whose protein sequence is MDKVGFKNVRLKDPSLHEIKIVDQKITIAQINRGPADISNYRRSLNSAESLRNPNRKLYYELIENIKTDGILDAVINKRIRAVTTNPISLEGTDDEKTISLFQAPWMSELLALMMQRLFWGHSLVEPEFNEQAFKDPELEQLFKIKLIPRKNVSPEFGVITANANTFSNQGLPFREEPFVDYLFEFGGERDLGLFMNLIPYVLYKRNNWADFAQYNELFGMPLRTYEYDPHQPDTRKQVEDQAKAAGAAPYVIVPKGTEVTYHNAGTSAGNGGYKEFNDIMNNEMIITVLGQTLTTGNDGKGSYALGEVHQDVEKSINLEDKLWCEFQLNWNIKPKLIKTFGLNQLRGCKFKFDDTIKLTPQQKVEVFEKLHNMTPIQQQYLRDEFNLPDPDKESIEMWMGGKSIVPEVPGKTLP, encoded by the coding sequence ATGGACAAGGTAGGCTTTAAAAACGTTCGGTTGAAAGACCCTTCATTGCACGAAATAAAAATAGTAGATCAGAAGATTACTATTGCCCAAATCAATAGAGGCCCCGCAGACATTAGCAATTACAGGCGTTCGCTAAATAGTGCCGAATCATTGCGCAACCCAAATAGAAAGCTTTACTATGAGCTTATCGAAAACATTAAAACCGACGGCATCCTAGATGCTGTTATCAATAAACGCATCAGAGCGGTTACCACCAACCCTATAAGCCTGGAGGGTACAGACGATGAAAAGACAATTAGCCTATTTCAAGCCCCTTGGATGTCCGAACTTTTAGCCTTAATGATGCAGCGGCTTTTTTGGGGTCATAGCTTGGTGGAACCTGAATTCAATGAACAGGCATTCAAAGACCCTGAATTGGAGCAGCTTTTTAAGATCAAGCTAATACCCCGAAAGAATGTAAGCCCCGAATTTGGGGTAATCACAGCCAATGCCAATACTTTTTCTAACCAGGGCTTACCCTTCAGGGAGGAACCATTTGTAGACTACCTTTTTGAATTTGGAGGGGAAAGGGATTTAGGCCTATTCATGAACCTTATCCCATATGTGCTTTACAAGCGTAACAATTGGGCTGACTTTGCCCAATACAATGAACTTTTTGGAATGCCTCTTAGAACTTATGAATACGACCCACACCAACCCGACACCCGTAAGCAGGTAGAAGACCAGGCAAAGGCAGCGGGGGCGGCTCCTTATGTGATTGTGCCAAAGGGTACAGAGGTTACCTATCACAATGCAGGCACTTCAGCGGGCAATGGAGGCTATAAGGAATTCAACGACATCATGAACAATGAAATGATTATTACCGTATTAGGCCAAACACTGACCACTGGTAATGATGGCAAAGGAAGCTATGCCCTTGGTGAAGTGCATCAGGATGTTGAGAAATCCATCAACCTTGAAGACAAGCTTTGGTGTGAATTTCAATTGAACTGGAACATCAAGCCTAAGCTTATCAAAACATTTGGGCTAAATCAGCTTAGGGGCTGTAAGTTCAAGTTTGATGATACCATCAAATTAACACCACAACAAAAAGTGGAAGTATTTGAAAAGCTGCATAACATGACCCCTATACAGCAGCAATACTTGCGGGATGAATTTAACCTGCCTGATCCAGATAAAGAATCTATTGAAATGTGGATGGGCGGTAAATCGATTGTTCCTGAAGTGCCGGGAAAGACATTGCCCTAA
- a CDS encoding right-handed parallel beta-helix repeat-containing protein, with amino-acid sequence MNYYISPTGNDANNGTSEATAWVTLDRLQTFLSGSPGLEPGDIVYFERGGRWFNILEIPTQNDGIEGNTVKLQSYGTGETPIISGFKTITGWVDQGNNIWKRTDVSYPDYISLLLIDGTIRPKNISAPLKTTSNGTTTTLISTNLPDYDYSGGEVELVVEKSDFIHDRAYITGKSGNTLTFAEASSYATREQKNFLIQNCIEALTQQGDWMYSPGTNTITIYSEVNPNTLTIQVSVLDYNVHGVANARNEMIGLSFEGANLEGLRMESSNNNVFDSLIFRNQGATGLGLWTSTDVIVRNCTFQDILDIAINQKNASNSLIVEDSLFENIARFFGACGNGDGKGFAVFGSSHNSIFRRNTLRNVGYIPLRYYGDNAEVYQNIIENYCTVKHDGGAIYCYGGSAGSSTFVNRKVHHNIVSNPGVNKRYAIHAFYVDDNSEDIETTYNTFVKNGRSGYFNHNSSGILFNHNIIYSAIYGSVYGHNSGQELIRNNEEKFNTKVLLGKGQHPYFLNSAENDLALFGDIDNNTFVLCGNGAFIVPTEVYISGKRIFQNLTKAQWQALGYDQNSNFLSLEVPEFTIETEGANKFSNPDFEDDTTGTGIYHAGGTAVISHDSTSKISGAGSLKASVTAESTTTTRVELGFSGMGAIDPAKVYILRFKALAPSGHQSLNIYLREQASPYSWLSTEIHAVATDEVQAFEFFFYDLKEADTSSLMIDFQSHQGDLYIDDFEFREVTGQLTDYEEHIKVFSNPTTAPANVALDGTWKTLNDTYPGASIPLQPFESAVLIKEGDGPNPNTFNTTLTVQGQGTAINLTGPGPFSAGKVVNLLATPNTDYTFVEWRKEGQLYSKSANLNVTMTEDIELTAVFAQPIEVNVTVRFLIPSDYTPYIRKEIKEDIFLKQTDVIQKVEMAAQEEITSYLSGRFDTSAIFMTISDYESTRPVKAGDFIHEDGKIWRSLEDQTGVSPSESAASENPTFVLDDPRNPIIVLRMVYITLYHAHKALPGSQIPKLRIDDYDISIRWLEKVASGLLNPLLPVKEEEGNYLVAYGSETRRKVRY; translated from the coding sequence GATAGGTTACAAACTTTCCTTTCTGGCAGTCCCGGACTAGAGCCGGGCGATATTGTTTACTTCGAAAGAGGGGGGCGTTGGTTCAACATACTGGAAATACCTACCCAAAACGATGGTATAGAAGGTAATACAGTCAAGTTACAGTCATACGGAACAGGTGAAACCCCTATCATTTCAGGGTTTAAAACTATTACCGGCTGGGTAGATCAGGGGAATAACATTTGGAAACGAACGGATGTTTCATACCCTGATTACATTAGCTTACTGCTTATTGATGGAACCATCAGGCCAAAAAACATAAGCGCACCGCTAAAAACTACAAGCAACGGAACCACCACCACTTTAATTAGTACCAATTTACCTGATTATGATTACAGCGGGGGTGAAGTGGAATTGGTTGTAGAAAAATCAGATTTTATTCATGATAGGGCCTACATTACCGGTAAGTCAGGAAACACCTTGACCTTTGCAGAGGCAAGCAGTTACGCAACACGTGAACAGAAAAATTTCCTTATTCAAAACTGCATTGAAGCATTGACCCAGCAAGGGGACTGGATGTATAGCCCTGGAACAAATACCATTACCATCTATTCTGAAGTAAACCCGAATACGCTTACTATCCAAGTAAGCGTATTAGATTATAACGTTCACGGTGTAGCCAATGCCAGAAATGAAATGATAGGGCTAAGCTTCGAAGGTGCCAACCTGGAAGGCCTTAGAATGGAATCTTCAAACAATAATGTATTTGACAGTCTTATCTTCAGAAACCAAGGAGCTACAGGCTTAGGCCTATGGACTTCCACAGACGTAATTGTAAGGAACTGTACCTTTCAAGACATCTTAGACATTGCCATCAATCAAAAAAACGCCTCCAATTCACTCATAGTAGAAGATTCCCTATTTGAAAATATTGCCCGGTTCTTTGGAGCCTGTGGAAATGGTGACGGCAAAGGTTTTGCGGTTTTTGGATCAAGTCATAATTCTATCTTCAGAAGAAACACCCTTAGAAATGTAGGGTACATACCGCTTAGGTATTATGGAGACAATGCCGAAGTGTACCAAAACATTATCGAAAACTATTGTACCGTCAAACATGATGGAGGGGCTATTTACTGTTATGGTGGTTCTGCTGGCTCTAGTACATTTGTCAATAGAAAGGTACATCATAACATTGTAAGTAATCCGGGAGTCAATAAGCGTTATGCAATCCACGCTTTTTACGTAGATGACAATTCAGAAGACATTGAAACCACCTACAATACTTTTGTAAAAAATGGCCGTTCCGGTTATTTCAATCACAATTCAAGTGGTATTTTATTTAATCATAATATTATCTATTCAGCCATATATGGTTCAGTGTATGGGCATAATTCAGGACAAGAACTCATAAGGAACAATGAAGAGAAATTCAACACCAAAGTACTATTAGGTAAAGGGCAACACCCTTACTTTCTCAATAGTGCTGAAAATGACTTGGCATTGTTTGGAGATATTGACAACAATACTTTTGTACTTTGCGGCAACGGGGCTTTTATAGTCCCTACTGAAGTTTATATTTCGGGTAAAAGGATTTTTCAAAACCTTACCAAGGCGCAATGGCAGGCTTTAGGTTATGATCAAAATTCAAACTTCCTAAGCCTTGAAGTACCAGAATTCACCATAGAAACAGAGGGAGCCAATAAGTTTTCTAATCCTGACTTTGAAGACGATACCACAGGCACCGGTATCTATCACGCAGGCGGTACCGCTGTTATTTCCCATGACAGCACTTCTAAAATTAGCGGTGCAGGATCACTAAAAGCCAGCGTTACAGCTGAAAGCACTACCACTACACGGGTAGAACTTGGTTTTTCCGGTATGGGAGCCATAGACCCCGCTAAGGTTTATATACTTAGATTCAAAGCCCTGGCACCTTCCGGTCATCAATCCTTAAACATTTACCTAAGGGAACAGGCAAGCCCGTACAGCTGGCTTTCCACTGAAATTCATGCCGTGGCCACTGATGAGGTACAGGCCTTTGAATTTTTCTTTTATGACCTTAAGGAGGCCGACACCAGTTCTTTAATGATTGATTTCCAAAGCCATCAAGGGGACTTGTATATAGATGACTTTGAATTTAGGGAGGTAACCGGTCAGCTTACAGACTATGAAGAACATATCAAAGTGTTTTCAAACCCTACCACAGCCCCTGCCAATGTCGCTTTAGATGGTACTTGGAAAACCTTAAACGATACCTACCCAGGTGCAAGCATTCCTTTACAGCCTTTTGAAAGTGCTGTACTCATCAAAGAAGGTGACGGGCCTAACCCTAATACCTTTAATACCACCTTAACGGTACAAGGGCAAGGTACAGCCATCAACTTAACAGGCCCCGGCCCATTCAGTGCGGGTAAAGTCGTTAACTTATTGGCCACGCCTAATACTGATTATACTTTTGTCGAATGGAGAAAGGAAGGGCAATTATACAGTAAGAGCGCTAACCTCAATGTCACTATGACTGAAGACATTGAACTTACAGCGGTATTTGCCCAGCCAATAGAAGTAAATGTTACCGTTCGTTTCCTTATCCCTTCAGATTACACCCCTTATATCCGTAAGGAAATCAAAGAAGATATATTTCTTAAACAAACTGATGTTATCCAAAAAGTGGAAATGGCCGCACAAGAAGAAATTACTTCTTACCTATCCGGTAGGTTTGACACTTCAGCCATTTTTATGACCATCAGCGATTATGAAAGCACCCGACCTGTAAAGGCTGGGGACTTTATTCATGAAGACGGTAAGATTTGGCGGTCTTTAGAAGATCAAACAGGAGTAAGCCCTTCAGAAAGTGCAGCCAGCGAAAACCCCACATTCGTACTGGATGACCCAAGGAATCCAATCATAGTTTTACGCATGGTATACATTACGCTATACCATGCGCATAAAGCCTTACCAGGTTCGCAGATTCCAAAGCTTAGGATAGATGATTATGACATTTCCATTAGATGGCTTGAAAAGGTGGCCAGTGGATTACTTAACCCCCTGCTTCCTGTCAAGGAAGAGGAGGGCAACTACTTGGTAGCTTACGGATCAGAGACAAGACGAAAGGTTAGGTACTAG